The genomic window TCAATTCTAGTCATCCAATCGAAAAGGTTTTTGAACACCGTTGCATACACACCATTGTGCTCTGCTAACGAAAGTACAATACCATCTGACTCCTTTATTAAGTTCAATAGTCTATGTGCGCTTTCTGGAGCTTCATCTAATTCACTTTCTAGATCTACACCAAATAATGGCGCTTTAAAATCATTTAAATCAATTAAGTTCACATCTACATCTTTTAACAATGAAGATGCGTACTTAGCCAACTGTTTGTTTATTGAAGTACTACTGTTACTACCTGCAAATGCTAATATTTTTTTCATTCTGTTTGTTTTTGATGGTACAAATTTAGAAATAATAAATTTATTTTCCAAGGAAAATATTTCCAAGGAAATATAATTAACTTTTCTTTAAGGAAATTTAATTTTTCATATAAAACATTATTGTTTTGTAAATTCGTGACGTATAAAATTCAGAATACCAAAATAAGTACAATTACATATTTACATAAATGGATATAAAATTCAATAAGAACGAAGACCACAATAAACTTCAACTTTCAGATTTAAAGAAACGATTAGCCAAAGTAAAACTTGGCGGTGGCGAAAAGAGTATCGCTAAACATCACAGCAAGGGCAAGATGACAGCCAGAGAGCGTATTAATTATTTGTTAGACCCAAAATCTAAATCTATAGAAATTGGCGCTTTTGCAGGTGAAGACATGTATCCTGAATATGGTGGTTGTCCATCTGGAGGTGTTGTTGTGAAAATTGGATATGTAAAAGGTAAACAATGTATTGTTGTTGCTAATGACGCTACTGTAAAAGCTGGCGCTTGGTTTCCTATTACCGGAAAAAAGAACCTAAGAGCACAAGAAATTGCCATAGAAAACAAACTTCCTATCATTTACCTTGTAGATAGTGCAGGTGTATTTTTACCTATGCAAGATGAAATTTTTCCAGACAAAGAACATTTTGGGCGTATCTTTAGAAATAATGCAGTAATGAGTAGTATGGGTATTACTCAGATAGCTGCTGTTATGGGAAGTTGTGTAGCTGGTGGAGCTTACCTACCTATAATGAGTGATGAAGCTTTGATAGTAGATAAAACAGGTAGTATTTTCTTAGCAGGAAGCTATTTAGTAAAGGCTGCCATTGGGGAAACTATTGATAACGAAACTTTAGGAGGAGCTACGACACATTGTGAAATCTCTGGAGTTACAGATTATAAAGCTAAAGATGATAAAGATGCTTTGAACACTATAAAAAATATTGTAGATAAAATTGGTGATTTTGATAAAGCTGGTTTTAACAGAGCTAAACCTGCCAAACCTGCTGAAAACCCAGATGATATTTACGGTATACTTCCTGAAAGTAGAGCAGATCAATATGATATGAACGAGATTATCAAACGATTAGTTGATAACTCTGAATTTGAGGAATATAAAGCTGGTTATGGACAAACCATCATTACAGGATATGCTCGTATTGATGGATGGGCTGTTGGTATTGTTGCCAACCAAAGACAAATTGTAAAAACTAAAGGTGCTAAAACCAAACCTAGCGAAATGCAGTTTGGTGGTGTTATTTATAACGATTCTGCCGATAAGGCTACACGATTCATAGCCAACTGTAATCAGAAGAAAATTCCTTTAGTCTTTTTGCAAGATGTTACCGGTTTTATGGTTGGTAGTAAATCTGAGCATGGTGGTATTATAAAAGATGGTGCCAAAATGGTGAATGCTGTGAGTAATTCTGTAGTGCCAAAATTTACGATTGTTATTGGTAATAGTTATGGAGCTGGTAATTATGCAATGTGTGGAAAAGCCTATGACCCAAGATTAATCGTAGCATGGCCAAGCGCTGAACTTGCTGTAATGAGCGGAAAATCGGCTGCTAAGGTTTTACTTCAAATTGAAACAGCTTCATTAAAAAAGAAAGGTGAAACCATTACCAAAGAAAAAGAAGAAGAGCTTTTTAATAAAATAAAATCGAGATACGACAACCAAGTATCTCCTTATTACGCAGCAGCTCGACTATGGACCGATGCTGTAATAGATCCTTTAGATACAAGAACGTGGATAAGTATGGGTATAGAAGCTGCCAACCACGCTCCTATTGAAAAACCTTTTAATTTAGGTGTGTTGCAGGTATAATATTGTAAATATGGTACATAAAAAAAGAGCGCAAATTGCGCTCTTTTTATTTATATATTTTAGCTAATTAGTGAGTTAAACTCTCTCTTTCAGCTTTTCTTTCTTCTTTTATTTCTTTAAAGCGCTCAATAGCAGATCCAAAAATCCAATAAGGAACTACAAATGTTAAAAGGAAAATCATTAACCAAAAACCGATGGTTAAAATGGTTAAAAATGCTAAGAATCCTAAATATTGGTCAAAATCGAACATACTATAATTTAATTTGCGCTTTAGTTATCGCAAAGATATAACCAAAAAATAAGTTTTACAATAGACTTTTTCAGATTTATTAACACAAAATGAACAACACAACATCTAGATAGCTTTAATCAACAATTCTGCAGTAGCTGGATTTGTAGCTAAAGGTACATTATGTACATCACACAAACGCATAAGCATTAAAATATCTGGCTCGTGTGGATGTTTATCTAATGGATCTCTAAAAAACAACACCATATTGCATTGACCTTCTGCTACTCTGGCTGCTATTTGTGCATCTCCTCCCAAAGGTCCTGATAAAAGTGCATCGACCTCAAAACCTGCTTTCTTTACCTTCTCTCCTGTTGTACCTGTAGATATTAAATGTATTTTCTTTTGATGTAAAGTCTCGCTATGCTCATTTAAAAACTGAACCATTTCTGCTTTCTTACCATCGTGTGCAATTATTGCTATTTCCATTTAAAGATTATTAACATGATAATCTACTAAACCTTCAATAGGCCTCCTTACAAAGTTACCGACTTTAAAACATAGTTCATCTGCAACTTGCTTTATTTCATCCTTTCCGAAAAAAGCTATAGAGCCAGCAAAATGCACTGGAATTCCGGTTTCTAATTCTTCTTTATATTGAAGGATCATATTTTCAGCAAATAAACGAATGCCTTTTATGATAAGATTTTGGATATATTCTGAATCCTTGTTGATAAACATAAACTCAGCATGATCTGCTAAATATGCACTTGGATTAGTCTGCTTGTATAAATTATACTTTATAAAATCGGCATCAAGATTGTGCTTATGTGCAAATGCCACTCTTATTGTGTCTGGCATTTTATTAAAGTAGTAATCTCTTATTAATTGTTTTCCGAAGTAGTTTCCGCTGGCATCATCCATTAGAATAAAACCAAGACTAGAAACTCGTTGGTGAAGGTTTTTACCATCAAAATAGCTACAGTTAGAACCTGTTCCTAAAATACAAACCACTGCAGCTTCATCATTAGTGTTGATACAAGCTCGTACTGCTGCATAAGTATCTTCCTTAACTTCTACCAAAGCTTTTGGGAAATATAATTCAAGGATTTCTTTGAGTAAAAGTCTAGGCTTTTCAGTACCACAACCAGCACCATAAAAGTAAACGTGAGTTACTTCATTGGCTATGGCCATAAGCTCTTCACTTCCTTTAATTGTCTTTTTTAATTTCTTTTCTGCAACTATTGCAGGATTTAAACCTTTGGTTCTGATCTTGTCTGCGGCTTGCTGTCCGTTTTTATCTATAGCAATCCAATCGCATTTTGTAGAACCTCCATCTGTTATTAAAATCATGATGATAATTATATACAAAAATTCCGTAGCCTATGCGAAAACATAATCCTACGGAATCTAGAATTTATGTTATGAAATTATAGGCTATTTACCTTTTGAGCTAAGTCAACTAGTTTATTTGAATAACCAAACTCATTATCGTACCAAGATACTAATTTAAAAAATGTTGAGTTTAATTCTATCGCAGCTTCAGCATCAAAAATACTTGTACGCTCATCGCTCACAAAATCTTGAGAAACTACTAATTCATCTGTATAACCTAAGACACCTTTCATAACTCCCTCAGAAGCCTTTTTGAAAGCAGCTTTTATTTCTTCTAAAGAAGTTTCTTTTTGAGTTTTTACAGTCAAATCCACAACAGAAACGTCGGCAGTTGGTACTCTAAACGCCATACCTGTTAATTTTCCATCTAATTTTGGAATTACTTTCCCTACAGCTTTAGCCGCACCTGTAGAAGCAGGAATAATATTTAACAATGCACTACGACCACCTCTATAATCCTTTTTAGAAGGACCATCTACAGTAAGTTGTGTTGCTGTAGTTGCGTGTACAGTTGTCATTAAAGCTTCTTCAATACCAAAATTATCATCGATAACTTTAGCTAAAGGAGCTAAACAGTTGGTTGTACAAGATGCATTAGAAACAATTTTATGATCTGCCTTTAATTCGCTGTCATTAACACCCATTACAAACATTGGAGCATCTTTACTTGGTGCAGAAATTACCACTTTTTTAGCACCAGCATCAATATGATACTGCGCTGTTTCTAATGTTGTAAAAATACCAGTACACTCAGCTACTACGTCTGCTCCTACTTCATCCCATTTTAAGTTTTTAGGATCTCTTTCTGCTGTAACCCTAACGGTTTTACCATCTACAACTAAATGACCATCTTTTACTTCAACAGTTCCATCAAAATGACCATGAACTGAGTCGTATTTTAATAAATATGCAAGATGTTCTACATCTAATAAATCGTTTATTGCAACGACATCTACATCTGGACGCTTTACTGTTGCTCTAAATACTATTCTTCCTATTCTTCCGAATCCGTTAATTCCTAATTTTAAGTTTGACATTTTTCTCTTGTTTTTAAATTGTCATTATATCTGAAACTCTAAGTAGTTCCATGTTAATTTTTGATTTTCCTTTTACTGCTTGGTCAAATGGTGTTAAATCCATAATATCATTTTTAAGACCAACCATATAATTGCTTTTTCCTGTTATGAGGCTCTCTACTGCTTTTACTCCCATTCTACTTGCTAAAACACGATCAAAACACGATGGACTTCCACCACGTTGCATGTGACCAAGAACTGAAACTCGCACCTCATATTCACCTTTATTTTCTTCAACGTAATCTGCTAATTCAAATACGTTTTTACCAATTTTATCACCTTCTGCAACAACTACTATACTAGATGACTTACCAGATTGTTTACTTCGTCGTAAAGACTCAAGTAATCTGTCTAGACCAAGATCCTCTTCTGGTATTAAAATTTCTTCTGCACCAGCACCAACACCAACATTTAAGGCAATATGACCCACATCTCGTCCCATAACTTCTATAAAGAAGAGTCTGTTATGTGAACTAGCCGTGTCTCTAATTTTATCTATGGCTTCTACCGCAGTATTTAAAGCAGTATCATAACCTAGTGTATGTGTTGTACCAAAAATATCATTATCTATAGTACCAGGAATACCCATAACTGGGAAATCGAACTCTTGATTAAAAATCATGGCACCAGTAAAACTACCATCACCACCTATAACCACAAAAGCATCTATGCCAGCTTTAGTGAGCGCGTCGTAGGCTTTTTGTCTACCTTCTTTGGTTCTGAATTCTTGTGAACGTGCAGACTTTAAAATTGTACCACCTTTATTAATAATACCCTTTACACTACGAGCATCCATTTTTTCGAAATCACCTTCTATCATTCCTTGGTAACCTCTGTAAATGCCATAACATTCTAAACCATGAAAAACACAGGTTCTAATTACAGATCTAATAGCAGCATTCATACCTGGAGAATCTCCTCCAGATGTTAAAACAGCAACTTTTTTTATTTTATGTAGCATATTATTTTTTATTCAATACAGTAAAATTAATAAACAATGCACGGAATAATGTGACTATTGTCATAAAAAAAAGTTACGAAAAACAATTCAAACGTTTTCGTTAATAAGTATTTTAATAAAATTAGAGAAAGAGGTGTCTAAGACTTAGATTTTGTCTTCTTTTTCTTCATGGACATATACTCTGGCATAAGATTATTATCATCATTTTCGTCCTCATTTTCTTCCCTTGTTGCCTTTTTGTCTTTGCGATTTTTTCCTGAGAAAATTATTTGAATCAATTCTTTGAAAGTATCAAACTCTACACTGTAAGATAAACCAACTCCTTGCGTGTAACCTATTTCTTCACCAAAGTTTCTGATTGTGTTTTCTCTATTGAATACTTTGGCTCTTAATGTTCCGTCTTCATTGAGTAGAAAATCTATTTGCACATCTCCTGTAATAGTTGTTTGTTGTGTACTACCAAATGGCACACCTACCTTACCATTAACCAAAACCTTATCTGAAATTTTTGTTTGAAGTGTAAAACCTACAGAATTATTAGTTTGCAAATCTGGTGTGTCTTGACCTATTTCTGCAACAATACCTATATCTAAATTGTCATTATTATCACCCAGTATATTGTTCAAAATCCCTGTTAAACGCTCAGAGAGTGTTCCGGTAATATCCAAACCACCTGTTGTTGTTGTAAAACCACCTGTACCTAACAATGTAAGTGCCTGATTATTTCTTATGTCTTTTGATGACAATCTATAATCTAACTCAGATTTTACAGTAGAAGACACACTTGGAAAACGCAAGTCGAAATCTGGTTGTGGCTGCTCTAAATCTCCTGTAAGGTAAATATCTACCTCAACCGGAATTCTTTGTGATATTGGATTATCTAATAAAACCGAAGGGTTTGCTTTTGTTTTGTAAATAGCTTTTAAATTAATCTCTGCTCCCATAGGATCACCTTCCCAAACAATACTTCCACCTCGTTCTACCTCAAACTTTTTCTCTACCAAACCACCGTACTTAAAATTATATGTTCCTTCACTGACTACAAAATCTCCCCACATATTAAAAGTACCATTGGTGTTAATGAAAAAACCAAGGTTGCCATCACCTTTTCCTTTTATGGTACTTCCTGCTTCTTTATCGATAACTATTTCTATTGTTGCATTGGTATTAACATCCAAATCAAAAACAAGTTCTAAACCTTTTACCTCTATTGCTTCGGTAACTTCTCCATTAATTCTGGCTTTCTTTTCTTCTGGACTTAAAAAGTGAATAAAGGAGTTATCTCCAAAACTCTCAGAATCATTTAGCGGAATATTAAAAACAGTTCCTTGAGCTGTACTCCCTTCTACATCTATAATTAATTGATCTGTTGGACCACTAATACTGGCTTCTCCAGATACAAAAGCTGTTCCGTAGTACAATTCGTCTTCAGACTCTTCTGTATTTAAGACTAGTAAACGATCTGTACTTAAATCTAAACCTAGTTCCCAGTCTGAAAAATTATTGTGTTCAATGTAGCCATTTAAATGTCCTTGAGAGAAGTACTTGGAATCTGTCATAGCTACATTATTGAATATAAACTGTTGATTTCGTAAAGACACTTTTGAGTCAAAATCAAACCCATAGTCTACGTTTAGATATGGTATGGACAAGCCTGCCCTGTCGAGCAATAGTTCGCCATCTATACTCGGTTTTTTAAGACTACCTGTAACTCTGGCTTCACCAGAAACCAATCCTCTAATGTTACTTATAACACCCTCTCCAAGTGGATTTAGAGGGTCTAGTAAAAACTCTTCAAAAGAAACATCTAAATCAATTGTTGGTCTTCTTTCTGCAACATCTATAGTTCCTTTAGCTAAAAAAGAAGTAAGATTATCATTAACTAAAGAAACATCAACTTTATAATTTGTAATAGAATTATTTCCTTCTATATCTGCCGTTAAATTACCTAGGTCATAATCATTAACAAAGAGATTACTTATTTCTAAGTTAGACTTTGGCAAATAAGTACCATCTTTTTGTATAAGGTCTAGTTTTCCGTTTACCAAACCAGCTAAATCTAAACTATCTATCCTTGGTGTAATTTTTACCAATTCAACATCTTTAAAATCTACTTTAAGGTTTTTATTAATACTATCGCTAATGGTACCTGAGACTTCTATAATTTCATTACCCTGATTTATAGTAATTGGAAAAATATCGAAGGCTGATAGTGTTCTGTCGAAACTAATTTTATTGAAGTTATTTTTTTCTGAATTTATAAACCATTCGTACCCTTTGAATAGCACATCAGATTTTCTGAAACCCACAACTGACTTATTAGCCTCGTCAATGGTATAAAACATATTTAGGTTAAACATGTCTTTATTGTTTTCACCTCCTTTAAACTCGGTTTTTACAAGAAGCGTGTCTCTTCTGGTTACATTAATTAGACTAAAATCTGAAGCATTGTAAACACCAGCACTGAGCGTATCTATTTCTATATATGTATTGTACAGTGGATTGCTATTGTCTACACTTAGGTTAATATTGTTGGCAAAATAATCTTTAAACTTAATTTCTGGAGAATTAAAAGTAAGGTCAAACCCTCTTGCATCTGTTTCAATTCGTCCTTCAATAAATGTGTTTTTACCCAAATACAAATCCTTAAAAAAGACAGCTGCTATTTTAGAATAAATATTAAATCTAAAATCTATATACTGTCCTTCTTCTATTTCATAAGGTACATAATTGGTATAAATACTTCCGATAGAATTTTCAACCAATTTTAATATATCTTCAGTTTTGAATTTCCCTTTAATATTTCCATTAATGATATCAGGTGAATTAATGGCTATTGTACGCTCATCACCCTGAAAAGAAGATAC from Winogradskyella sp. MH6 includes these protein-coding regions:
- a CDS encoding NADPH-dependent FMN reductase, which encodes MKKILAFAGSNSSTSINKQLAKYASSLLKDVDVNLIDLNDFKAPLFGVDLESELDEAPESAHRLLNLIKESDGIVLSLAEHNGVYATVFKNLFDWMTRIEGNFLFKKPMLLMATSPGARGGQTVLTIAEARFPWHDGNIVATYSLPSFDANFENGKITNKELNNELLEQVEKLQKAL
- a CDS encoding acyl-CoA carboxylase subunit beta yields the protein MDIKFNKNEDHNKLQLSDLKKRLAKVKLGGGEKSIAKHHSKGKMTARERINYLLDPKSKSIEIGAFAGEDMYPEYGGCPSGGVVVKIGYVKGKQCIVVANDATVKAGAWFPITGKKNLRAQEIAIENKLPIIYLVDSAGVFLPMQDEIFPDKEHFGRIFRNNAVMSSMGITQIAAVMGSCVAGGAYLPIMSDEALIVDKTGSIFLAGSYLVKAAIGETIDNETLGGATTHCEISGVTDYKAKDDKDALNTIKNIVDKIGDFDKAGFNRAKPAKPAENPDDIYGILPESRADQYDMNEIIKRLVDNSEFEEYKAGYGQTIITGYARIDGWAVGIVANQRQIVKTKGAKTKPSEMQFGGVIYNDSADKATRFIANCNQKKIPLVFLQDVTGFMVGSKSEHGGIIKDGAKMVNAVSNSVVPKFTIVIGNSYGAGNYAMCGKAYDPRLIVAWPSAELAVMSGKSAAKVLLQIETASLKKKGETITKEKEEELFNKIKSRYDNQVSPYYAAARLWTDAVIDPLDTRTWISMGIEAANHAPIEKPFNLGVLQV
- a CDS encoding methylglyoxal synthase, with product MEIAIIAHDGKKAEMVQFLNEHSETLHQKKIHLISTGTTGEKVKKAGFEVDALLSGPLGGDAQIAARVAEGQCNMVLFFRDPLDKHPHEPDILMLMRLCDVHNVPLATNPATAELLIKAI
- a CDS encoding N-acetylglucosamine kinase; translation: MILITDGGSTKCDWIAIDKNGQQAADKIRTKGLNPAIVAEKKLKKTIKGSEELMAIANEVTHVYFYGAGCGTEKPRLLLKEILELYFPKALVEVKEDTYAAVRACINTNDEAAVVCILGTGSNCSYFDGKNLHQRVSSLGFILMDDASGNYFGKQLIRDYYFNKMPDTIRVAFAHKHNLDADFIKYNLYKQTNPSAYLADHAEFMFINKDSEYIQNLIIKGIRLFAENMILQYKEELETGIPVHFAGSIAFFGKDEIKQVADELCFKVGNFVRRPIEGLVDYHVNNL
- the gap gene encoding type I glyceraldehyde-3-phosphate dehydrogenase; the protein is MSNLKLGINGFGRIGRIVFRATVKRPDVDVVAINDLLDVEHLAYLLKYDSVHGHFDGTVEVKDGHLVVDGKTVRVTAERDPKNLKWDEVGADVVAECTGIFTTLETAQYHIDAGAKKVVISAPSKDAPMFVMGVNDSELKADHKIVSNASCTTNCLAPLAKVIDDNFGIEEALMTTVHATTATQLTVDGPSKKDYRGGRSALLNIIPASTGAAKAVGKVIPKLDGKLTGMAFRVPTADVSVVDLTVKTQKETSLEEIKAAFKKASEGVMKGVLGYTDELVVSQDFVSDERTSIFDAEAAIELNSTFFKLVSWYDNEFGYSNKLVDLAQKVNSL
- the pfkA gene encoding 6-phosphofructokinase, giving the protein MLHKIKKVAVLTSGGDSPGMNAAIRSVIRTCVFHGLECYGIYRGYQGMIEGDFEKMDARSVKGIINKGGTILKSARSQEFRTKEGRQKAYDALTKAGIDAFVVIGGDGSFTGAMIFNQEFDFPVMGIPGTIDNDIFGTTHTLGYDTALNTAVEAIDKIRDTASSHNRLFFIEVMGRDVGHIALNVGVGAGAEEILIPEEDLGLDRLLESLRRSKQSGKSSSIVVVAEGDKIGKNVFELADYVEENKGEYEVRVSVLGHMQRGGSPSCFDRVLASRMGVKAVESLITGKSNYMVGLKNDIMDLTPFDQAVKGKSKINMELLRVSDIMTI
- a CDS encoding translocation/assembly module TamB domain-containing protein, whose protein sequence is MGIPAVQTKLGKYATQKVNEDFKTNINIGKVGLQLNGDIELKEILIRDYKNDTLISIGEINSSIISFKNLYDGKFNLGDIDIQDLFFNLKTYKGEEDTNLDVFVDKFEDDNPRQGPSSFLFSSSDMSIENGIFKLTDENLETPRIFEFTELNANTTNFLINGPDVSTRINKFSFKDSRGITVDNLKANFEYTLDHMNFGDLSIETEKSELKGDLRFDYQREDLKDFTDKVNVTASFKDSEISLTELNVFFDEFGINQRASFNADLSGTLNNLEAKNLNVSTTRNTRIVGDITFKNLFSAEDDTFALDGDFKNLASNYNDLTALLPRILGNAIPTVLSKVGNFKITGTSQITTKRINADIEIDTDLGFVKSDLELTEIDDIDRASYVGNVVFDEFDIGKLINDPKAKFVSANLDVDGKGFTLDNLSSNIKGDVFSLEYNGYKYHGITVSGDLGNKIFNGKLVVDDPNLQLDFNGLVDFVDEKKKFDFSADVNYANLRVLNFVTRDSVSEFKGFVVMTATGSTLDDATGAVNIKNTTYKNQDSRYRFEDFDIVSSFQGDERTIAINSPDIINGNIKGKFKTEDILKLVENSIGSIYTNYVPYEIEEGQYIDFRFNIYSKIAAVFFKDLYLGKNTFIEGRIETDARGFDLTFNSPEIKFKDYFANNINLSVDNSNPLYNTYIEIDTLSAGVYNASDFSLINVTRRDTLLVKTEFKGGENNKDMFNLNMFYTIDEANKSVVGFRKSDVLFKGYEWFINSEKNNFNKISFDRTLSAFDIFPITINQGNEIIEVSGTISDSINKNLKVDFKDVELVKITPRIDSLDLAGLVNGKLDLIQKDGTYLPKSNLEISNLFVNDYDLGNLTADIEGNNSITNYKVDVSLVNDNLTSFLAKGTIDVAERRPTIDLDVSFEEFLLDPLNPLGEGVISNIRGLVSGEARVTGSLKKPSIDGELLLDRAGLSIPYLNVDYGFDFDSKVSLRNQQFIFNNVAMTDSKYFSQGHLNGYIEHNNFSDWELGLDLSTDRLLVLNTEESEDELYYGTAFVSGEASISGPTDQLIIDVEGSTAQGTVFNIPLNDSESFGDNSFIHFLSPEEKKARINGEVTEAIEVKGLELVFDLDVNTNATIEIVIDKEAGSTIKGKGDGNLGFFINTNGTFNMWGDFVVSEGTYNFKYGGLVEKKFEVERGGSIVWEGDPMGAEINLKAIYKTKANPSVLLDNPISQRIPVEVDIYLTGDLEQPQPDFDLRFPSVSSTVKSELDYRLSSKDIRNNQALTLLGTGGFTTTTGGLDITGTLSERLTGILNNILGDNNDNLDIGIVAEIGQDTPDLQTNNSVGFTLQTKISDKVLVNGKVGVPFGSTQQTTITGDVQIDFLLNEDGTLRAKVFNRENTIRNFGEEIGYTQGVGLSYSVEFDTFKELIQIIFSGKNRKDKKATREENEDENDDNNLMPEYMSMKKKKTKSKS